From one Acipenser ruthenus chromosome 21, fAciRut3.2 maternal haplotype, whole genome shotgun sequence genomic stretch:
- the LOC117427756 gene encoding myosin regulatory light chain 2, ventricular/cardiac muscle isoform isoform X2: MSPKKAKKRAEGANSNVFSMFEQAQIQEFKEAFTIMDQNRDGFIDKSDLRDTFAALGRVNVKQEEIDEMLKEAPGPVNFTVFLTMFGEKLKGADPEETILNAFKVFDPEATGILKKDYVTDMLTTQADRFSPEEMEQMFLAFPPDVAGNLDYKNLVYIITHGEDKDQE, translated from the exons TCACCCAAGAAGGCAAAGAAGAGGGCAGAGGGAGCAAACTCCAATGTCTTCTCTATGTTTGAACAGGCACAGATCCAGGAGTTCAAGGAG GCTTTCACCATCATGGATCAGAACAGAGACGGCTTCATCGACAAGTCAGACCTCAGGGACACGTTCGCAGCTCTGG GGCGTGTGAATGTAAAGCAGGAGGAGATTGATGAGATGTTGAAGGAGGCTCCCGGACCAGTCAACTTCACCGTCTTCTTAACCATGTTCGGAGAAAAACTCAAAG GTGCGGATCCAGAGGAGACCATTCTGAACGCGTTCAAAGTCTTTGACCCCGAGGCCACAGGCATTCTGAAGAAAGACTA CGTTACGGATATGCTGACGACACAGGCTGATAGGTTCTCACCTGAGGAG ATGGAGCAGATGTTCCTTGCCTTCCCCCCAGACGTGGCTGGAAACCTTGACTACAAGAACCTGGTTTACATCATCACCCACGGAGAGGACAAGGACCAGGAGTAG
- the LOC117427756 gene encoding myosin regulatory light chain 2, ventricular/cardiac muscle isoform isoform X1 has translation MSPQSPKKAKKRAEGANSNVFSMFEQAQIQEFKEAFTIMDQNRDGFIDKSDLRDTFAALGRVNVKQEEIDEMLKEAPGPVNFTVFLTMFGEKLKGADPEETILNAFKVFDPEATGILKKDYVTDMLTTQADRFSPEEMEQMFLAFPPDVAGNLDYKNLVYIITHGEDKDQE, from the exons ATGTCTCCACAGTCACCCAAGAAGGCAAAGAAGAGGGCAGAGGGAGCAAACTCCAATGTCTTCTCTATGTTTGAACAGGCACAGATCCAGGAGTTCAAGGAG GCTTTCACCATCATGGATCAGAACAGAGACGGCTTCATCGACAAGTCAGACCTCAGGGACACGTTCGCAGCTCTGG GGCGTGTGAATGTAAAGCAGGAGGAGATTGATGAGATGTTGAAGGAGGCTCCCGGACCAGTCAACTTCACCGTCTTCTTAACCATGTTCGGAGAAAAACTCAAAG GTGCGGATCCAGAGGAGACCATTCTGAACGCGTTCAAAGTCTTTGACCCCGAGGCCACAGGCATTCTGAAGAAAGACTA CGTTACGGATATGCTGACGACACAGGCTGATAGGTTCTCACCTGAGGAG ATGGAGCAGATGTTCCTTGCCTTCCCCCCAGACGTGGCTGGAAACCTTGACTACAAGAACCTGGTTTACATCATCACCCACGGAGAGGACAAGGACCAGGAGTAG